In the genome of Capra hircus breed San Clemente chromosome 5, ASM170441v1, whole genome shotgun sequence, one region contains:
- the TFCP2 gene encoding alpha-globin transcription factor CP2 isoform X2, whose amino-acid sequence MAWALKLPLADEVIESGLVQDFDASLSGIGQELGAGAYSMSDVLALPIFKQEESSLPPDNENKILPFQYVLCAATSPAVKLHDETLTYLNQGQSYEIRMLDNRKLGELPEINGKLVKSIFRVVFHDRRLQYTEHQQLEGWRWNRPGDRILDIDIPMSVGIIDPRANPNQLNTVEFLWDPAKRTSVFIQVHCISTEFTMRKHGGEKGVPFRVQIDTFKENESGEYTEHLHSASCQIKVFKPKGADRKQKTDREKMEKRTPHEKEKYQPSYETTILTECSPWPEITYVNNSPSPGFNSSHSSFSLGEGNGSPNHQPEPPPPVTDNLLPTTTPQEAQQWLHRNRFSTFTRLFTNFSGADLLKLTRDDVIQICGPADGIRLFNALKGRMVRPRLTIYVCQESLQLREQQQQQQNQQKHEDGDSNGTFFVYHAIYLEELTAVELTEKIAQLFSISPCQISQIYKQGPTGIHVLISDEMIQNFQEEACFILDTMKETNDSYHIILK is encoded by the exons tgatGTCCTTGCACTGCCCATTTTTAAGCAAGAAGAATCAAGTTTGCCTCCAGATAATGAGAATAAAATTCTCCCTTTTCAATATGTGCTTTGTGCTGCCACCTCTCCAGCAGTGAAACTCCATGATGAAACTCTGACATATCTCAATCAAG GACAGTCTTATGAAATCCGAATGCTAGACAATAGGAAACTTGGAGAACTTCCAGAAATCAATGGCAAGTTggtgaag AGTATATTCCGTGTTGTGTTCCACGACAGACGGCTACAGTACACCGAACATCAGCAGCTGGAGGGCTGGAGGTGGAACCGACCTGGAGATAGAATTCTTGACATAG ATATCCCAATGTCTGTGGGTATAATCGATCCTAGGGCTAACCCAAACCAACTAAACACAGTGGAGTTCCTGTGGGACCCTGCGAAAAGGACGTCTGTGTTTATTCAG GTGCATTGTATTAGCACAGAGTTCACCATGAGGAAACATGGTGGTGAGAAGGGAGTGCCATTTCGAGTACAAATTGATACCTTCAAGGAGAATGAGAGCGGGGAGTATACTGAGCACTTACACTCAGCCAGCTGCCAGATCAAAGTCTTCAAG CCCAAAGGtgcagacagaaaacaaaaaacagatagggagaaaatggagaaacgaacacctcatgagaaggagaaataccaacCTTCCTATGAGACAACTATACTCACAGAG TGTTCTCCATGGCCTGAGATCACATATGTCAATAATTCCCCATCACCTGGCTTCAACAGTTCCCATAGCAGTTTTTCTCTTGGTGAAGG aAATGGTTCACCAAACCACCAGCCAGAGCCACCCCCTCCAGTCACAGAT AACCTCTTGCCAACAACCACACCTCAGGAGGCTCAGCAGTGGTTGCATCGAAACCGTTTCTCCACATTCACGAGGCTTTTTACAAACTTCTCAG GAGCAGATTTATTGAAACTAACTAGAGATGATGTGATTCAAATCTGTGGCCCTGCAGATGGAATCAGACTTTTTAATGCATTAAAAGGCCG gaTGGTGCGCCCAAGGCTAACTATTTATGTTTGTCAGGAATCCTTGCAGCTAAgggagcagcagcaacagcagcagaatcAGCAGAAACATGAGGATGGAGACTCAAATGGTACTTTCTTCG TTTACCATGCCATCTACCTAGAAGAACTGACAGCTGTTGAACTGACAGAAAAAATTGCTCAGCTTTTCAGCATTTCGCCTTGCCAGATCAGCCAGATCTACAAGCAGGGGCCAACAGGCATCCATGTGCTCATTAGCGATGAG ATGATACAGAACTTTCAGGAAGAAGCCTGTTTTATTCTGGACACAATGAAAG aaaccaatgatAGCTATCATATCATACTGAAGTAG
- the TFCP2 gene encoding alpha-globin transcription factor CP2 isoform X1, with protein MAWALKLPLADEVIESGLVQDFDASLSGIGQELGAGAYSMSDVLALPIFKQEESSLPPDNENKILPFQYVLCAATSPAVKLHDETLTYLNQGQSYEIRMLDNRKLGELPEINGKLVKSIFRVVFHDRRLQYTEHQQLEGWRWNRPGDRILDIDIPMSVGIIDPRANPNQLNTVEFLWDPAKRTSVFIQVHCISTEFTMRKHGGEKGVPFRVQIDTFKENESGEYTEHLHSASCQIKVFKPKGADRKQKTDREKMEKRTPHEKEKYQPSYETTILTECSPWPEITYVNNSPSPGFNSSHSSFSLGEGNGSPNHQPEPPPPVTDNLLPTTTPQEAQQWLHRNRFSTFTRLFTNFSGADLLKLTRDDVIQICGPADGIRLFNALKGRMVRPRLTIYVCQESLQLREQQQQQQNQQKHEDGDSNGTFFVYHAIYLEELTAVELTEKIAQLFSISPCQISQIYKQGPTGIHVLISDEMIQNFQEEACFILDTMKAETNDSYHIILK; from the exons tgatGTCCTTGCACTGCCCATTTTTAAGCAAGAAGAATCAAGTTTGCCTCCAGATAATGAGAATAAAATTCTCCCTTTTCAATATGTGCTTTGTGCTGCCACCTCTCCAGCAGTGAAACTCCATGATGAAACTCTGACATATCTCAATCAAG GACAGTCTTATGAAATCCGAATGCTAGACAATAGGAAACTTGGAGAACTTCCAGAAATCAATGGCAAGTTggtgaag AGTATATTCCGTGTTGTGTTCCACGACAGACGGCTACAGTACACCGAACATCAGCAGCTGGAGGGCTGGAGGTGGAACCGACCTGGAGATAGAATTCTTGACATAG ATATCCCAATGTCTGTGGGTATAATCGATCCTAGGGCTAACCCAAACCAACTAAACACAGTGGAGTTCCTGTGGGACCCTGCGAAAAGGACGTCTGTGTTTATTCAG GTGCATTGTATTAGCACAGAGTTCACCATGAGGAAACATGGTGGTGAGAAGGGAGTGCCATTTCGAGTACAAATTGATACCTTCAAGGAGAATGAGAGCGGGGAGTATACTGAGCACTTACACTCAGCCAGCTGCCAGATCAAAGTCTTCAAG CCCAAAGGtgcagacagaaaacaaaaaacagatagggagaaaatggagaaacgaacacctcatgagaaggagaaataccaacCTTCCTATGAGACAACTATACTCACAGAG TGTTCTCCATGGCCTGAGATCACATATGTCAATAATTCCCCATCACCTGGCTTCAACAGTTCCCATAGCAGTTTTTCTCTTGGTGAAGG aAATGGTTCACCAAACCACCAGCCAGAGCCACCCCCTCCAGTCACAGAT AACCTCTTGCCAACAACCACACCTCAGGAGGCTCAGCAGTGGTTGCATCGAAACCGTTTCTCCACATTCACGAGGCTTTTTACAAACTTCTCAG GAGCAGATTTATTGAAACTAACTAGAGATGATGTGATTCAAATCTGTGGCCCTGCAGATGGAATCAGACTTTTTAATGCATTAAAAGGCCG gaTGGTGCGCCCAAGGCTAACTATTTATGTTTGTCAGGAATCCTTGCAGCTAAgggagcagcagcaacagcagcagaatcAGCAGAAACATGAGGATGGAGACTCAAATGGTACTTTCTTCG TTTACCATGCCATCTACCTAGAAGAACTGACAGCTGTTGAACTGACAGAAAAAATTGCTCAGCTTTTCAGCATTTCGCCTTGCCAGATCAGCCAGATCTACAAGCAGGGGCCAACAGGCATCCATGTGCTCATTAGCGATGAG ATGATACAGAACTTTCAGGAAGAAGCCTGTTTTATTCTGGACACAATGAAAG cagaaaccaatgatAGCTATCATATCATACTGAAGTAG
- the TFCP2 gene encoding alpha-globin transcription factor CP2 isoform X3 yields the protein MAWALKLPLADEVIESGLVQDFDASLSGIGQELGAGAYSMSDVLALPIFKQEESSLPPDNENKILPFQYVLCAATSPAVKLHDETLTYLNQGQSYEIRMLDNRKLGELPEINGKLVKSIFRVVFHDRRLQYTEHQQLEGWRWNRPGDRILDIDIPMSVGIIDPRANPNQLNTVEFLWDPAKRTSVFIQVHCISTEFTMRKHGGEKGVPFRVQIDTFKENESGEYTEHLHSASCQIKVFKPKGADRKQKTDREKMEKRTPHEKEKYQPSYETTILTECSPWPEITYVNNSPSPGFNSSHSSFSLGEGNGSPNHQPEPPPPVTDNLLPTTTPQEAQQWLHRNRFSTFTRLFTNFSGADLLKLTRDDVIQICGPADGIRLFNALKGRMVRPRLTIYVCQESLQLREQQQQQQNQQKHEDGDSNVYHAIYLEELTAVELTEKIAQLFSISPCQISQIYKQGPTGIHVLISDEMIQNFQEEACFILDTMKAETNDSYHIILK from the exons tgatGTCCTTGCACTGCCCATTTTTAAGCAAGAAGAATCAAGTTTGCCTCCAGATAATGAGAATAAAATTCTCCCTTTTCAATATGTGCTTTGTGCTGCCACCTCTCCAGCAGTGAAACTCCATGATGAAACTCTGACATATCTCAATCAAG GACAGTCTTATGAAATCCGAATGCTAGACAATAGGAAACTTGGAGAACTTCCAGAAATCAATGGCAAGTTggtgaag AGTATATTCCGTGTTGTGTTCCACGACAGACGGCTACAGTACACCGAACATCAGCAGCTGGAGGGCTGGAGGTGGAACCGACCTGGAGATAGAATTCTTGACATAG ATATCCCAATGTCTGTGGGTATAATCGATCCTAGGGCTAACCCAAACCAACTAAACACAGTGGAGTTCCTGTGGGACCCTGCGAAAAGGACGTCTGTGTTTATTCAG GTGCATTGTATTAGCACAGAGTTCACCATGAGGAAACATGGTGGTGAGAAGGGAGTGCCATTTCGAGTACAAATTGATACCTTCAAGGAGAATGAGAGCGGGGAGTATACTGAGCACTTACACTCAGCCAGCTGCCAGATCAAAGTCTTCAAG CCCAAAGGtgcagacagaaaacaaaaaacagatagggagaaaatggagaaacgaacacctcatgagaaggagaaataccaacCTTCCTATGAGACAACTATACTCACAGAG TGTTCTCCATGGCCTGAGATCACATATGTCAATAATTCCCCATCACCTGGCTTCAACAGTTCCCATAGCAGTTTTTCTCTTGGTGAAGG aAATGGTTCACCAAACCACCAGCCAGAGCCACCCCCTCCAGTCACAGAT AACCTCTTGCCAACAACCACACCTCAGGAGGCTCAGCAGTGGTTGCATCGAAACCGTTTCTCCACATTCACGAGGCTTTTTACAAACTTCTCAG GAGCAGATTTATTGAAACTAACTAGAGATGATGTGATTCAAATCTGTGGCCCTGCAGATGGAATCAGACTTTTTAATGCATTAAAAGGCCG gaTGGTGCGCCCAAGGCTAACTATTTATGTTTGTCAGGAATCCTTGCAGCTAAgggagcagcagcaacagcagcagaatcAGCAGAAACATGAGGATGGAGACTCAAATG TTTACCATGCCATCTACCTAGAAGAACTGACAGCTGTTGAACTGACAGAAAAAATTGCTCAGCTTTTCAGCATTTCGCCTTGCCAGATCAGCCAGATCTACAAGCAGGGGCCAACAGGCATCCATGTGCTCATTAGCGATGAG ATGATACAGAACTTTCAGGAAGAAGCCTGTTTTATTCTGGACACAATGAAAG cagaaaccaatgatAGCTATCATATCATACTGAAGTAG